In a single window of the Streptococcus ilei genome:
- a CDS encoding DUF3272 family protein, translated as MNKRQFWTMAIFTALETYFFNDAVMRESYLAAIFWALLILRNLQVSYILGKLVESIDQQLNQKKRDKYKK; from the coding sequence ATGAATAAACGTCAATTTTGGACTATGGCTATCTTTACAGCCTTAGAAACCTATTTTTTTAATGATGCTGTGATGAGAGAAAGCTACCTGGCAGCTATCTTTTGGGCTCTTTTGATATTGAGAAATTTACAAGTCAGCTATATCTTAGGAAAGTTGGTCGAAAGTATCGATCAACAGCTTAATCAGAAAAAACGAGATAAGTATAAAAAATAA